In Kwoniella shandongensis chromosome 10, complete sequence, one genomic interval encodes:
- a CDS encoding OPT family small oligopeptide transporter has translation MPVNLADAEEYELPRLPSSDEDRRDDTSASKQYGHVHEEISREDAGLLDGGDKLGEDGEDDDPDDPSTYTRAIEEEEMVGKGSNVEALIARTVPTTDDPSLPTLTLRVLVLGISFCILGASASQIFYFKSNAPSFSGYFVILATYPLGHLLANERVIPRGKWIGGWELNPGRFSIKEAILVSVLSSSGASSAYAADILAIMNLYFDTPLSTIPSLLLLLTTQCIGFGLAGMVQNLLVSPPAMYWPSTLVTVQLFTTLYSTSSTALSFSAQLLTTRRLRVFMLIFLLVFIYQFLPFLLFTTLTSVSVLCLLDNRSWWLRTLGSAYSGLGFADFSFDWSSIGSTGPLYTPFWALGNYFGGLVGMIWVIMPIILVFNIWDAQSFPSPVSAGLYNSTFQKFDVTSILKPDLSLDDEAWEKARPLLLTPYFALSYAWSFAALSGVLVHVWLWHRDEIKQALSKRTVLNDVHNKLMRAYLPVPSSWYIGLLAINLGAAVILVKITPLQMPIWALVLSMAIAAIFLVPVGIIAAVSNTTIGLNVLTEFVAGVLMPGKPIGNVTFKCYGYMAMSQALALTEDLKLGWYTSIPPREMFACQIIGTVLGALANYVTLESVMVSKRPYLDGTTVDPTGQWTGRAPAIFYSASIIWGAVAPARFFSGGYEVLYLGFLLGAAVPIACHYGHKRWPGYKLNKVVFPIICSGASIVPQYPTNIILTGGIVAVLANSWFAKKHPKLHGQYIYVISSALDAGTSITALSIYILFGGVLWTWEGPDWWGNSKIDSEHCVLGS, from the exons ATGCCGGTCAATCTCGCAGACGCAGAGGAGTACGAGCTACCCCGACTGCcctcgagcgatgaagatCGCCGGGACGATACGTCCGCCTCTAAGCAATACGGCCATGTTCACGAAGAGATCTCGAGGGAAGATGCAGGACTGCTAGATGGCGGAGATAAGCTGGGCGAAGacggcgaagatgacgatcCGGATGATCCTTCGACGTATACAAGAGCtattgaagaggaggagatggtgggcAAAGGGTCGAATGTGGAAGCTTTGATTGCACGA ACAGTCCCAACGACCGACGACCCTTCTCTGCCCACGTTGACTCTCCGTGTCCTGGTACTCGGAATCTCATTCTGCATCTTAGGAGCCTCCGCTTCTCAAATATTCTACTTCAAATCCAACGCTCCCTCTTTCTCGGGGTACTTTGTAATCCTGGCGACATATCCACTGGGTCATTTACTGGCGAACGAACGGGTTATACCTAGAGGGAAATGGATTGGCGGATGGGAGTTGAATCCAGGTCGATTTAGTATCAAAGAGGCTATAttggtcag CGTGCTGAGCTCATCGGGAGCTTCATCTGCCTATGCAGCTGATATCTTGGCAATCATGAATCTATACTTTGACACGCCGTTATCGACAATACCTTCTTTGCTGCTGCTTCTGACAACTCAATGTATCGGGTTCGGTCTCGCCG GGATGGTACAAAACCTCCTCGTCTCACCACCGGCCATGTATTGGCCTTCCACTCTCGTCACCGTCCAACTATTCACAACACTTTactccacctcgtccaccgcaCTTTCCTTTTCTGCCCAACTACTTACGACAAGACGACTCCGAGTATTCatgctcatcttccttttGGTGTTCATCTACCAATTCCTGCCTTTCTTACTCTTCACAACTCTTACTTCGGTATCGGTCCTCTGTCTTTTGGATAATCGGTCCTGGTGGTTGAGGACCCTAGGGAGCGCTTACAGTGGATTAGGATTTGCGGACTTCAGCTTCGATTGGAGCAGTATCGGATCGACAGGACCGCTCTACACGCCTTTCTGGGCACTGGGCAACTATTTCGGTGGACTAGTAGGGATGATTTGGGTT ATTAtgcccatcatcctcgtttTCAACATTTGGGACGCCCAAAGCTTCCCCTCGCCCGTGTCTGCGGGGTTGTACAATTCCACTTTCCAGAAATTTGACGTCACATCGATTCTAAAACCCGACTTGTCTCTAGACGACGAAGCATGGGAGAAAGCCAGACCGCTTTTGCTCACACCATATTT TGCTCTGTCATACGCGTGGTCGTTCGCGGCTCTGTCAGGGGTACTCGTTCATGTTTGGCTATGGCATCGAGATGAAATCAAGCAGG CTCTGTCAAAGCGAACTGTTCTCAACGACGTTCACAA CAAGCTCATGAGAGCCTACTTACCTGTCCCATCATCGTGGTACATCGGTCTCTTGGCGATCAACCTTGGTGCTGCGG TGATCCTCGTCAAGATTACTCCGCTGCAAATGCCAATCTGGGCTCTTGTCTTGTCTATGGCCATAGCTGCA ATCTTTTTGGTTCC AGTGGGCATTATTGCAGCGGTCAGCAATACGACGATTGGCTTA AATGTTCTAACCGAGTT CGTCGCCGGTGTGCTGATGCCTGGCAAACCAATTGGCAA TGTCACGTTCAAGTGTTACGGAT ACATGGCAATGTCTCAGGCTCTAGCTCTTACCGAGGATCTCAAGCTGGGCTGGTACACGTCCATTCCGCCCCGTGAGATGTTCGCATGTCAGATCATCGGGACCGTGCTTGGGGCTCTCGCCAACT ATGTCACACTGGAATCCGTCATGGTGTCCAAGCGACCTTACCTGGACGGCACAACAGTCGACCCAACAGGCCAATGGACCGGTAGAGCTCCTGCCATATTCTATTCAGCCAGTATCATTTGGGGTGCCGTAGCTCCTGCCCGATTCTTTAGCGGGGGATACGAGGTGCTCTATCTCGGTTTCTTGCTAGGTGCAGCGGTCCCTATTGCCTGTCACTATGGGCATAAGCGATGGCCAGGATACAAActgaacaag GTTGTGTTTCCTATCATCTGTAGTGGGGCATCGATAGTGCCGCAATA CCCAACCAATATCATCCTTACTGGAGGCATCGTTGCTGTACTCGCCAACAGCTGGTTCGCCAAGAAACATCCCAAACTTCATGGACAATACATCTATGTCATCAGTTCTGCCCTCGACGCCGGTACATCCATTACTGCATTGAGTATATACATCTTGTTTGGAGGAGTGTTGTGGACTTGGGAAGGACCGGACTGGTGGGGCAATTCGAAGATTGACTCAGAGCATTGTGTGCTGGGCAGCTAA
- a CDS encoding proteasome subunit beta type-5: MNSVLTQIQPAASRLHQEEDEFANSDPAAWGSMGGFGNLARNGAIQGMSIPRVQDPTAFLDMHTDNMSSNPEAKIKIAHGTTTLAFKFKGGVIVAVDSRATAGSYVASGTVKKVIEINKFLLGTMAGGAADCQYWETYLGMQCRLYELRNKERISVAAASKILSNIVYQYKGMGLSMGTMVCGWDKTGPCIFYVDDDGQRLKGDLFSVGSGSTFAYGVLDQGYRWDLTDEEAQELGRRSIVAAGHRDAYSGNTVNLYHVRENGWEFINNYDVNELWYEYEIKKKADREAAAPAASPMAVEA, translated from the exons ATGAACTCCGTCTTAACACAAATCCAACCGGCCGCTAGTCGACTTCatcaagaggaagatgagtttgCCAACTCTGATCCTGCAGCTTGGGGTAGTATGGGTGGGTTTGGTAACTTGGCGAGGAACGGTGCGATCCAAGGGATGAGTATACCTCGTGTTCAAGAT CCCACCGCATTCCTCGACATGCACACCGATAACATGTCCTCAAACCCCGAGGCCAAAATCAAGATTGCACACGGAACCACTACCCTCGCATTCAAGTTTAAAGGAGGTGTCATCGTCGCTGTCGATTCGAGAGCTACAGCTGGAAGTtatgttg CGTCTGGAACCGTGAAAAAGGTCATTGAGATTAACAAGTTCCTCCTCGGAACAATGGCGGGTGGTGCGGCAGACTGTCAATactg GGAGACATACCTCGGTATGCAATGTCGACTATACGAGCTGAGAAACAAGGAGAGAATTTCAGTCGCGGCTGCTTCCAAGATCCTTTCCAACATCGTCTACCAATACAAGGGTATGGGTCTgagtatg GGAACAATGGTCTGCGGTTGGGACAAGACTGGACCTTGTATCTTCTACGTGGACGACGACGGACAAAGACTGAAGGGAGATCTGTTCTCGGTTGGATCAGGTAGTACATTCGCATACGGTGTTCTTGACCAG GGCTATCGATGGGACCTTACAGATGAGGAGGCACAAGAACTTGGAAGACGGTCAATCGTTGCTGCTGGTCATCGTGATGCTTACTCTGGTAACACGGTCAACCTCTACCATGTCAGAGAAAACGGTTGGGAATTCATCA ACAACTACGATGTCAACGAGCTGTGGTATGAgtacgagatcaagaagaaggcagacAGAGAAGCTGCGGCACCGGCAGCTTCGCCAATGGCTGTGGAGGCGTAA